In Symmachiella dynata, the following are encoded in one genomic region:
- a CDS encoding ATP-grasp domain-containing protein, whose protein sequence is MNVGWVIDAGLFDHYRDQLIADIRAQGHEVKLIHDPKAGYNWDDEGCSYREIFPQDACAVVHGDIEIVSRISRERLWKPGVFATFENFACSSYYCHFGEHLLNNDYIMLPFGELRRCREFLFGTLGRDDKIFVRPDSPLKLFTGQITSTTTFDADMELMGFYDVPANALVVVSSPKSIVAEWRFIIADQTIVTGSEYIDSEKFAPKATIDPKALELAEIIASSAYQPERVWVADICRTDQGAYRLLEIGVFNCADLYACDTAAIVRAVSEVALDTWRQQV, encoded by the coding sequence ATGAACGTCGGCTGGGTTATCGATGCGGGGCTCTTTGATCATTATCGAGACCAATTGATTGCCGACATTCGCGCGCAAGGCCACGAAGTAAAACTGATTCACGATCCGAAGGCCGGCTACAACTGGGATGACGAAGGCTGTTCGTATCGTGAGATTTTTCCTCAAGATGCGTGCGCCGTCGTCCACGGTGACATTGAAATCGTGTCACGAATTTCACGCGAACGACTTTGGAAGCCAGGTGTTTTCGCAACCTTCGAAAACTTTGCATGCTCCTCCTATTATTGCCATTTTGGGGAACACCTCCTCAATAATGACTACATCATGCTGCCATTCGGTGAACTCCGGCGGTGCCGTGAATTCTTATTCGGCACACTGGGACGCGACGATAAGATTTTCGTTCGTCCTGATTCCCCGTTAAAGCTGTTCACTGGCCAAATTACTTCGACAACTACGTTTGATGCCGACATGGAGTTGATGGGCTTTTATGATGTCCCTGCCAATGCCCTGGTTGTCGTCAGTTCGCCAAAATCGATCGTCGCTGAGTGGCGGTTCATCATTGCGGATCAGACCATCGTTACCGGTTCAGAATATATTGACTCTGAAAAGTTTGCTCCCAAAGCGACGATTGACCCGAAAGCCTTGGAGTTAGCGGAAATCATCGCCTCATCCGCGTATCAACCGGAGCGTGTCTGGGTGGCTGATATTTGCAGAACAGACCAAGGTGCGTATCGGCTGTTGGAAATCGGCGTGTTCAATTGCGCAGACCTGTACGCATGCGACACAGCAGCTATCGTTAGAGCAGTTTCAGAGGTTGCACTCGATACTTGGCGTCAACAAGTCTGA
- a CDS encoding serine/threonine-protein kinase has product MRLTSVDNLGHQLVRLEFVTQSELAACMAQLRGNGSTPEDLLRLLERKQHVTSYQVGKILRGEIDFLVQGRYTLMYRNGAGSFARVFRAKARDTGEMVGIKLLRQRYVQDPGSVAEFHREAQLGKTMKHPNIVPIYDVGRNGDHHYFSMEFIEGGNLRELMRIRKKLSVADATRSTLDMASGLEYALGRGFTHRDLKMTNVLLSSKGVAKLVDFGLAGGDLHLHHEPGESSARALEYATLEKSTGVPPNDPRSDLFFLGAIYYELLTGVPAFGRARERSDRAQVSRYRDVRPITAIDSTLPGAVVDIVNKMLQYNPKARYQTPTALISDLRSAQRELGDSSSPDVPSQPSNKQRKRRRDSEMRTVMCIEDRSKQQNDLRSYFSKHGFRVLMLNDLQRGLNRLSTAPPDCMVIMAESVGSGALEGFQEAARLRNGSPMVTVLVLPENQADQKAEIDITPTEQVLVQPVTLRELRTCIKTGLDAASSNGKSGPERN; this is encoded by the coding sequence ATGCGTTTAACCTCCGTCGATAACCTAGGCCATCAATTGGTTCGCTTGGAGTTCGTCACTCAGTCCGAACTCGCGGCCTGCATGGCTCAATTGCGCGGCAACGGCAGCACGCCGGAGGATCTGTTAAGGCTGTTGGAACGCAAACAGCACGTGACGTCTTACCAAGTGGGCAAGATTTTGCGGGGCGAAATCGATTTTCTCGTGCAAGGGCGGTACACACTGATGTACCGCAATGGGGCGGGAAGTTTCGCACGCGTGTTTCGTGCCAAAGCCCGTGACACGGGCGAGATGGTCGGCATCAAATTGCTCAGGCAGCGATACGTACAAGACCCCGGAAGCGTCGCCGAATTTCATCGCGAAGCGCAATTGGGCAAGACGATGAAGCATCCCAACATCGTGCCGATTTACGATGTGGGGCGAAACGGCGACCACCATTATTTCTCGATGGAGTTCATCGAGGGGGGAAACCTCCGCGAGTTGATGCGGATTCGCAAAAAGCTTTCAGTCGCCGACGCCACGCGTTCGACGCTCGACATGGCCAGTGGTTTGGAATACGCCCTGGGCCGCGGCTTCACACACCGCGACCTGAAAATGACCAACGTCCTGCTGAGCAGTAAAGGGGTCGCCAAGTTAGTCGACTTCGGATTGGCGGGCGGGGATTTGCATTTGCACCACGAACCGGGCGAGAGTTCAGCGCGGGCCTTGGAGTATGCTACGCTAGAAAAATCAACGGGTGTTCCGCCCAACGATCCCCGTAGCGACCTATTTTTTCTGGGTGCGATTTATTACGAATTGCTCACCGGCGTTCCCGCCTTTGGCCGCGCACGCGAGCGGTCCGACCGGGCTCAAGTCAGCCGCTATCGCGACGTCCGTCCGATTACTGCCATCGATTCGACATTACCCGGCGCGGTGGTTGATATTGTCAACAAAATGTTGCAGTACAATCCCAAGGCACGCTACCAAACTCCCACGGCATTGATCAGCGATTTACGCAGTGCACAGCGCGAATTGGGAGACAGCAGTAGTCCAGACGTACCGTCGCAGCCATCCAACAAGCAGCGTAAGCGGCGGCGTGACAGCGAAATGCGGACGGTGATGTGCATCGAGGATCGCTCGAAACAGCAAAATGACTTGCGAAGCTATTTCTCGAAACATGGTTTTCGCGTGCTGATGCTCAACGATCTGCAGCGCGGGTTAAATCGCTTGTCGACGGCGCCTCCCGACTGCATGGTGATCATGGCCGAATCGGTCGGCAGCGGTGCCCTAGAGGGCTTCCAAGAAGCGGCTCGGTTGCGAAACGGTTCCCCGATGGTCACTGTTTTGGTGCTACCGGAAAACCAAGCCGATCAAAAAGCGGAAATCGACATCACGCCAACCGAACAGGTCCTGGTGCAGCCGGTCACCCTCCGCGAACTGCGCACCTGCATCAAAACCGGTTTAGACGCCGCCAGCAGCAACGGCAAATCCGGCCCGGAACGTAACTGA
- a CDS encoding aspartate aminotransferase family protein encodes MSQVVSSALEQEYRDAFPESAKHFQQGRETFPSGVTHDARYLEPFPVYVHSAAGSRKQTVEGRELVDYWMGHGSMLLGHSHPAVVAAVQKQAALGTHYGACHESEMRWAEWVIKLVPSAQRVRFVNSGTEATLMALRVSRIVSGKTKVIKFAGHFHGWHDGLIPGADAPHDTGSYAMPGVTDSVMGDLVIVPPNNLAALEQAIDEHDPACVFVEATGGHFGAVPVRGEFLRGLRELTERKGVILVCDEVITGFRVHPSGAQGYYEFVPDLTTMAKILAGGLPGGALAGRADLMAALEFDNPHGKKMKHPGTFNGNPLSAAAGIAALEIVSTGEPCTHANEVARRLRTEINEVFARKNAPWVAYGEFSAVNILPNYTGPRPESDDFIPHDNQLEKLDISFDRRLSSAFRMALLLNGVDFFGWKAMTSAAHSDEDIQQTVAAFDHMIDRLRDEGLSE; translated from the coding sequence ATGAGTCAAGTCGTCAGCAGTGCGTTGGAACAAGAGTACCGCGATGCGTTTCCGGAATCGGCAAAGCATTTTCAGCAAGGCCGTGAGACGTTTCCCAGCGGCGTGACGCATGATGCGCGGTATCTAGAACCGTTTCCTGTCTATGTCCATTCGGCTGCGGGATCGCGCAAGCAAACCGTCGAAGGTCGTGAATTGGTCGATTATTGGATGGGGCACGGATCGATGTTGTTGGGGCATAGCCACCCGGCCGTCGTCGCTGCCGTCCAAAAACAAGCGGCGCTTGGCACGCACTATGGTGCCTGTCACGAATCAGAAATGCGCTGGGCGGAATGGGTCATCAAACTTGTTCCTTCGGCCCAGCGGGTGCGATTCGTCAACAGCGGCACCGAAGCGACATTGATGGCACTTCGTGTCTCTCGCATCGTCAGCGGCAAAACGAAGGTGATCAAATTCGCCGGCCATTTTCACGGTTGGCATGATGGTTTGATCCCCGGCGCGGATGCTCCGCACGATACCGGTAGCTACGCCATGCCGGGTGTGACCGATAGCGTGATGGGCGACTTGGTGATTGTGCCGCCCAACAATTTGGCTGCCTTAGAACAGGCCATTGACGAGCACGACCCGGCTTGCGTGTTTGTCGAAGCGACCGGCGGGCACTTCGGGGCTGTTCCCGTACGGGGCGAGTTTCTCCGCGGCTTGCGCGAATTGACCGAGCGTAAGGGGGTGATCCTGGTCTGCGACGAAGTGATCACCGGGTTTCGTGTGCATCCCAGTGGAGCACAGGGGTATTACGAATTTGTGCCCGACCTGACAACGATGGCCAAAATCCTCGCCGGCGGACTCCCCGGCGGCGCGCTGGCCGGCCGTGCGGACTTAATGGCGGCGCTGGAATTCGACAATCCGCACGGCAAAAAAATGAAGCACCCCGGCACGTTCAACGGCAATCCGCTTTCCGCCGCAGCCGGGATTGCTGCTTTGGAAATCGTCTCCACCGGCGAGCCTTGCACGCATGCCAACGAGGTCGCACGACGGCTCCGTACGGAGATCAACGAGGTCTTCGCCCGCAAGAATGCGCCGTGGGTGGCGTATGGAGAATTTTCGGCCGTCAATATCTTGCCGAACTACACGGGTCCCCGCCCCGAGAGCGACGATTTCATTCCGCACGACAACCAGTTGGAAAAACTGGACATCAGCTTTGATCGCAGGCTCTCCAGCGCCTTCCGCATGGCGTTGTTGCTCAATGGCGTTGACTTTTTCGGCTGGAAAGCCATGACTTCAGCAGCGCATAGCGACGAGGACATCCAACAAACCGTCGCTGCCTTCGACCACATGATCGACCGCCTCCGCGACGAAGGCCTGTCGGAGTAG
- a CDS encoding N-acetylglucosamine-6-phosphate deacetylase, which yields MNAIGNHEAVMFIEGRRYDTGEPVRISIDQGRIATIEPARPTGPIEEWPYVAPGMFDLQINGHGGIWYSQPGLTAEDIIGTLIPHFAHGVTRIFPTLITNSFENLASGFTAIRQACEQEAWVAEMAPGCHLEGPYISREDGPRGAHGLEYVRDADWDEFSRLQEISGNRIKLLTLAPEVPGAIELIRRAVKSGVTVSIGHTAATPEDIRAAADAGATLSTHLGNGAHGMLRRHPNYIWEQLAEDRLHTSIICDGHHLPASVVKTILRVKSPQRTILTCDAAGLAGCPPGEYRNAGVDVEVLADGRIVIAGQDQLLAGSTLCTDACVANAMRLGGVSLKEAIDMAGRVPARLVGLETIELLPGSRADLITFHVSPESNCLDIRATLFGGEYRHGG from the coding sequence GTGAACGCTATCGGAAACCATGAGGCTGTGATGTTTATTGAGGGACGCCGTTACGATACCGGAGAGCCGGTCCGCATTTCGATTGATCAGGGGCGGATTGCCACCATCGAACCCGCGCGCCCAACCGGCCCCATTGAAGAGTGGCCGTATGTCGCACCGGGGATGTTTGATTTACAGATCAACGGCCATGGGGGCATCTGGTATTCGCAACCGGGACTGACTGCCGAAGATATCATCGGCACGCTGATACCGCATTTCGCGCACGGTGTTACGCGGATATTTCCGACGTTGATCACCAACTCATTCGAGAATCTAGCTTCCGGGTTCACAGCAATTCGCCAAGCTTGTGAACAAGAAGCGTGGGTTGCGGAAATGGCCCCCGGTTGCCATTTGGAGGGTCCGTACATTTCGCGCGAAGATGGACCGCGCGGGGCGCATGGTTTGGAGTATGTCCGCGACGCCGATTGGGATGAGTTTTCTCGCCTGCAAGAGATCTCCGGCAACCGCATTAAACTCTTAACCTTGGCACCCGAAGTACCCGGCGCGATTGAGTTGATTCGCCGTGCGGTCAAATCGGGTGTGACTGTCTCCATTGGGCATACGGCGGCCACACCGGAGGACATTCGCGCCGCTGCCGATGCCGGCGCTACGCTGAGCACGCATTTGGGCAATGGTGCCCACGGCATGCTGCGGCGGCATCCTAATTATATCTGGGAGCAACTGGCCGAAGACCGCCTGCATACCAGTATCATCTGCGACGGACATCACCTGCCCGCCAGTGTGGTGAAGACGATTCTCCGCGTGAAGTCGCCCCAGCGGACGATTCTGACCTGCGATGCGGCCGGCTTAGCGGGATGCCCGCCGGGTGAGTATCGTAATGCGGGCGTTGACGTCGAAGTTTTGGCCGATGGCCGGATTGTGATTGCCGGACAGGATCAACTGCTCGCCGGTTCCACTCTTTGTACCGATGCCTGTGTTGCCAACGCTATGCGTCTGGGCGGCGTATCTTTGAAAGAGGCGATCGATATGGCGGGACGAGTCCCCGCGCGGTTGGTGGGGCTGGAAACGATCGAACTTCTGCCCGGTTCTCGAGCAGACTTGATCACGTTCCACGTTTCGCCTGAGTCAAATTGCCTGGACATCCGTGCAACATTGTTTGGTGGTGAATACCGGCATGGCGGCTGA
- a CDS encoding histidine triad nucleotide-binding protein has protein sequence MSDEKTIFKKIIDKEIPADIVFEDDLCLAFRDVNPQAPTHVLVIPKQEIPSVADLADSDAALAGHLLLVARDVAKQLELDSGFRLVVNNGPGAGQTVDHLHIHILGGRSLVWPPG, from the coding sequence ATGAGTGACGAAAAAACGATCTTCAAAAAAATCATTGATAAAGAGATTCCAGCAGACATCGTTTTCGAAGATGACCTCTGCTTGGCATTTCGCGACGTCAATCCACAAGCACCCACGCACGTGCTGGTGATCCCTAAACAGGAGATTCCTTCCGTCGCGGATTTAGCAGATAGCGACGCCGCCTTGGCGGGTCACTTGCTGTTGGTAGCCCGCGACGTGGCAAAACAGTTAGAATTGGACAGTGGATTTCGTCTGGTGGTCAACAACGGTCCCGGAGCAGGCCAAACAGTGGATCATCTGCACATCCATATTCTGGGAGGTCGCAGCTTGGTTTGGCCGCCCGGATAA
- a CDS encoding DUF3500 domain-containing protein, producing MRSTKPLIAFVVMAAMGTLLWAGAEGDVPSGERMIAAATKFENSLNAKQRSKAEFQFDDEERLNWHFIPRERKGLPLKDLEGEALKAAHNLIQSGLSDAGYTQALDVMSLEEVVYLLEQGDRQERRERRDPDKYYLSLFGKPNPQGKWGWRLEGHHLSLNFVVQDGNVVSSTPEFFGANPGYISAGPGREIRVLAAEEDFARQIVNISTPQQLKTIWISEKADRDIRGAGESQPVVTDPIGLAYRDMSDEQQKLLSALLSEYLRNMPQDISQQRHAELKAAGLDDITLAWWGGRERNEPHAYRLQGPTFIVEYNNTQNSANHIHSIWRNLSGDFDVARNQ from the coding sequence ATGCGATCGACTAAACCTCTGATTGCCTTTGTTGTCATGGCCGCCATGGGAACGTTGTTGTGGGCCGGAGCCGAGGGGGACGTTCCTTCGGGAGAGCGGATGATTGCCGCCGCCACCAAATTTGAGAACTCTCTCAATGCCAAACAGCGCAGCAAAGCGGAGTTTCAATTCGACGACGAGGAACGCTTGAACTGGCATTTCATTCCCCGCGAGCGGAAAGGTCTTCCGCTGAAAGACCTGGAAGGGGAGGCACTCAAGGCGGCTCACAACCTGATTCAATCGGGCCTGTCGGATGCCGGTTATACGCAGGCACTGGATGTAATGAGCCTCGAAGAGGTGGTCTACCTGCTTGAACAAGGGGACCGGCAAGAACGTCGCGAACGCCGCGACCCGGACAAGTATTATCTGAGCCTGTTCGGTAAGCCGAACCCGCAAGGGAAATGGGGCTGGCGACTGGAAGGGCATCACCTGTCGTTGAATTTTGTCGTCCAAGATGGCAATGTCGTCTCGAGTACACCGGAGTTCTTTGGCGCCAATCCTGGCTACATCAGTGCCGGACCGGGACGGGAAATTCGTGTGTTGGCGGCCGAAGAAGATTTCGCACGGCAAATCGTCAACATCAGCACTCCGCAGCAGCTAAAAACAATCTGGATCAGTGAAAAGGCGGACAGAGACATCCGGGGCGCTGGCGAATCGCAACCGGTGGTCACCGATCCGATTGGCTTAGCCTATCGCGACATGAGTGACGAACAACAAAAACTATTATCCGCACTGCTCAGCGAATATCTGCGGAACATGCCGCAAGACATTTCGCAGCAGCGGCACGCGGAATTGAAGGCGGCCGGTTTAGACGACATTACTCTCGCTTGGTGGGGCGGTCGCGAACGGAACGAACCGCACGCGTACCGGTTGCAGGGACCGACCTTTATTGTCGAATACAACAACACCCAAAACTCCGCCAATCACATTCATTCCATCTGGCGCAACCTCAGCGGCGATTTCGATGTCGCCCGCAATCAGTAA
- a CDS encoding HEAT repeat domain-containing protein, with the protein MLKKSWSASRLLSVVTALAVIPIFWPTTVSAGWFKGLFHKENRTEYDPVKISPHCQQYYGYFPTCWRVFPQDFQNCPPGGFCPSSPTMMQPQYPGDSEMPVDVPAPEPADDGDLPVDTGDVPAEDGPPPVPPALPYEEPADDVPTDINPVPDISEDAPALDLPPEAPPVESEPVPANDEEASSDLFLPPRTRRQVTTTERTTTASEQPAIQVTRKPRQINRREPLVRLETIETPAASDIAVDDRRPTSTFPTTAPALPIPLEAEGDVADLLQALSNPNAPNRDKLVYRLGMMKEEAAPAVPALTVLLHDADAKVRMHSALALWRITHKTEFAVPTLSNGLSDGANSVQSLAAVALGEIGPPAEKAVPMLVSASECEVTPGNLQAAEALWKVAGKNANSIAVLTSALDDADADVRWVSAYALAEIAPNSNVVVKALAARLSDENARVREVSAFALGAVGSPSKTVVPELLEAMNDDNPGVRNAATRALLLIDP; encoded by the coding sequence GTGTTAAAGAAATCATGGTCGGCTAGTCGGCTTCTGTCTGTCGTGACTGCCCTCGCAGTCATTCCCATCTTCTGGCCAACGACCGTATCGGCGGGGTGGTTCAAAGGACTCTTTCACAAAGAAAATCGAACCGAATACGATCCGGTGAAGATTAGTCCTCATTGCCAACAGTATTACGGATACTTCCCCACGTGTTGGCGGGTCTTTCCTCAAGACTTCCAAAACTGCCCGCCGGGGGGATTCTGTCCCAGTTCGCCGACGATGATGCAGCCGCAATATCCGGGTGACTCCGAGATGCCGGTTGACGTCCCGGCCCCCGAACCGGCCGACGACGGTGACCTGCCGGTCGATACTGGTGACGTCCCGGCTGAGGATGGGCCTCCGCCCGTGCCACCGGCTCTCCCTTATGAAGAACCGGCTGACGACGTCCCCACCGATATTAATCCGGTGCCGGATATTTCCGAAGATGCTCCTGCGTTGGACTTGCCTCCGGAAGCTCCGCCCGTTGAGTCGGAACCGGTCCCGGCCAATGATGAAGAAGCATCCAGCGATCTGTTTCTACCGCCGCGTACGCGACGGCAAGTGACCACGACCGAGCGAACCACGACAGCGTCTGAACAACCTGCGATTCAAGTGACGCGCAAACCGCGGCAGATCAATCGCCGCGAACCGTTGGTTCGGTTAGAGACCATTGAAACCCCGGCTGCTTCCGACATTGCAGTCGACGACCGTCGCCCGACATCCACTTTTCCGACAACGGCCCCGGCCCTACCGATTCCCCTGGAAGCAGAAGGGGACGTCGCTGATCTGTTGCAAGCACTGAGCAACCCAAACGCACCCAATCGAGACAAACTTGTCTATCGGTTGGGAATGATGAAAGAGGAAGCGGCCCCCGCGGTTCCCGCATTAACGGTCTTGCTGCACGATGCCGACGCCAAGGTGCGCATGCACTCTGCGTTGGCCTTGTGGCGGATCACCCATAAAACCGAGTTTGCGGTCCCCACACTTTCCAACGGGCTGAGTGACGGCGCCAATTCGGTGCAGTCGTTGGCAGCAGTCGCCTTGGGCGAGATTGGTCCGCCAGCCGAAAAAGCAGTCCCGATGCTCGTCTCTGCGTCAGAATGCGAAGTGACGCCGGGCAATTTGCAAGCGGCTGAAGCCTTGTGGAAGGTGGCCGGCAAAAATGCGAACTCCATTGCCGTATTGACCAGCGCCTTGGACGATGCCGACGCCGACGTCCGTTGGGTTTCCGCCTATGCCTTGGCAGAGATCGCACCCAACAGCAATGTCGTGGTGAAAGCTTTGGCAGCTCGGCTGAGTGATGAGAATGCTCGCGTGCGAGAAGTTTCCGCCTTCGCCTTAGGGGCTGTCGGTTCGCCGTCGAAAACGGTCGTTCCGGAATTGCTCGAAGCAATGAACGACGATAACCCAGGCGTACGCAATGCGGCCACACGCGCCTTGCTGCTCATCGACCCGTAA